In Bubalus bubalis isolate 160015118507 breed Murrah chromosome 3, NDDB_SH_1, whole genome shotgun sequence, a genomic segment contains:
- the FRMPD1 gene encoding FERM and PDZ domain-containing protein 1 has translation MEELETSLFQTRKAHRIEQMVARWLRRSRDSSARAKVATADGPPGVPTQTIIPVKHTVKIDKDTLLQDFGFHISEGLPLTVVSVTAGGSAHGKLFPGDQILQMNDVPAEDLSYERAVNILREAEDSLSITVVRCTSGVPKSSFLTEEKRARLKTNPVKVHFAEEVLVSGHSQGNSLLCMPNVLKLYLENGQTKAFKFEAHTTVKDIILTVKEKLSIRSTEYFALVLEEQYNVSRLHLLHEEELIQQVVEREESHDYRCLFRVCFVPRDPLDLLKEDPVAFEYLYLQSCSDVLQERFAVEMKCSSALRLAALHIQERIYACAQPQKISLKYIEKDWGIENFISPTLLRNMKGKDIKKAISFHMKRNQNLLEPRQKQLISAAQLRLNYLQILGELKTYGGKIFNATLMLQDRESYIALLVGAKYGISQIINSKLNIMSTLAEFANISRVELTEESEKVSMVKVYLQDVKVLTLLLESNSAKDLACLIAGYYRLFVDPVTSIFLWPGNKQQVHRVSAEEGYESRACSDSEESSEVDCVPEPFSDRCLPKLGPCRPLTEEEQPPGDSSTPAVAGKGPSTCGASSTTDSAESEASDSANTESRGCRTSGSSESMDALEEDDLDACSSSRSGFFHLGLPGFPESLDSDSQEERSRVETGGFLCLLDLAQRANPQSQKTEFSASPAPEAFSWGPELNALRLDPRLYEGSQIDYYSLCANVSPASHLSDSSDSTATRQGVGTAALSPRGGSETPSSSLLQALAPGLPLALEDGSSDEEYYDAADKLTPPEALSGLRAASAVETSATGSQSEASPCSPEVSLNPGPDGREPNRRGGVKKYGKTLRKRRSFLQTDHTCQVSFPLVASASLESVDDVCYYNREPYLALGAPSPTVSSLQDVQGEPGVLETKALGLLTPLRETKSKNPASRAMEMEPETMETKSVIDSRVSSISAIRLRIDPNHKENSGIAPLTSSVASSPANTPHGLNPGSSGPDTAQAGPPQALSPFQDLNGSAPQELTMELGNSTSSLSSADVNPDRVCLTVSPGPHTIAQGDTLELGGVQLETGLGSLFINPMPETAPQDTEPLLSSQDRPKSDDCGINSEETMASFPAKEEQQGQLSLEHGREVTNKNDTSLFHDESGKDPGDPKVDGLDVLPQTTGVSAPAGGMVASLFLETPVTGIEQTPPSSPTEPQGQSREIPGQACQAQEQKLPAELDFNSDFLLRDQTISSAFSLEEVKAEPSNHVTGEDTTPRDIPQHVSLNPGPALPEPLLCPQEQPHLEGSNRFSVPESEGKRPSICLPAEKSLLCFAPESYPKGSDSLRTAPSLGFAGVNETVAPRMGMEQCSCQFSYATCFPGLQPETEEEDRDLEACPTGPLTSPPSAGSRLALPWRPARAHSCSAELPSRNSHIWPEYCSRALRQLKAAPASIPEGFIQLMESLLELQDILEASWGNGNKHPPEKCTWHFSESRSRLCMGSQKLLSSCQHVIRMDQTPEEMQSAVRDTFQHLVQLASLCFQFTDCSRCSTRHREAAGNLRDVVYTYHQFVEAAKLTCERGYHDLSVKLLARQCTALTASVFCLTQKFRASTAL, from the exons GGCTAAAGTTGCCACAGCTGATGGGCCCCCCGGGGTCCCAACCCAGACCATCATCCCTGTGAAACACACAGTGAAAATAGACAaagacaccctcctccaggacttTGGATTTCACATCTCCGAGGGCCTTCCCCTCACAGTGGTGTCCGTCACAGCAG GGGGCTCTGCTCACGGTAAACTTTTCCCTGGTGATCAGATCCTCCAGATGAATGATGTGCCTGCTGAAGACCTTTCCTATGAACGAGCAGTCAATATTCTGAG ggaagCTGAAGATTCTCTTTCAATCACGGTTGTTCGCTGCACATCG GGAGTCCCCAAGTCCTCCTTCCTGACAGAAGAGAAGCGAGCCAGGCTGAAGACCAACCCCGTGAAGGTGCACTTTGCGGAGGAAGTGCTCGTCAGTGGACACAGCCAG GGTAATTCTCTGCTGTGTATGCCCAACGTGCTCAAGTTGTACCTGGAGAATGGACAGACCAAAGCTTTCAAGTTTGAGGCACACACGACTGTGAAG GACATCATCCTCACGGTGAAGGAGAAGCTGTCGATCCGAAGCACAGAGTACTTTGCTCTGGTCCTGGAGGAGCAGTACAACGTCTCCCGGCTGCACCTGCTGCATGAGGAGGAGCTCATCCAGCAG GTAGTGGAAAGGGAGGAGTCACATGACTACCGCTGCCTCTTCAGGGTTTGTTTTGTCCCCAGGGACCCCCTGGACCTCCTGAAAGAAGACCCCGTGGCCTTTGAATACCTCTATCTGCAG AGCTGCAGCGATGTGCTCCAGGAGCGCTTTGCGGTTGAAATGAAGTGCAGCTCGGCGCTCCGCCTGGCAGCCCTGCACATCCAGGAGCGGATCTACGCATGTGCGCAGCCGCAGAAGATCTCTTTGAAGTACATAGA GAAGGATTGGGGAATCGAGAACTTTATATCTCCAACTTTATTACGAAACATGAAAGGAAAAGACATCAAGAAAGCCATCAGTTTCCACATGAAGAGGAACCAGAACTTGCTGGAACCCAGACAGAAG CAACTTATTTCTGCTGCCCAGCTACGTTTAAATTACCTACAGATCCTTGGGGAACTCAAGACGTACGGTGGGAAAATCTTTAATGCTACTTTAATG TTACAGGACAGAGAATCCTACATTGCTCTTCTGGTTGGAGCCAAGTATGGCATTAGCCAAATTATCAATAGCAAACTCAACATCATGTCCACGTTGGCAGAGTTTGCCAACATCAGCCGTGTAGAGCTGACAGAAGAGTCTGAGAAAGTGAGCATGGTCAAAGTGTATCTTCAGGATGTCAAG GTTCTGACTTTGCTGCTGGAATCCAACAGTGCAAAAGACCTAGCCTGCCTGATTGCTGGGTACTACAGGCTGTTTGTCGACCCAGTGACCTCCATTTTCCTCTGGCCTGGAAACAAACAGCAGGTGCACCGGGTGTCTGCTGAAGAAG GCTACGAGTCCAGGGCCTGCAGTGACTCCGAGGAGTCATCCGAAGTGGACTGCGTGCCGGAGCCCTTCTCTGACAGATGCCTGCCGAAGCTGGGCCCCTGCAGACCACTTACAGAAGAAGAGCAGCCCCCTGGGGACAGCTCCACGCCTGCAGTGGCTGGGAAAGGCCCAAGCACTTGTGGGGCCAGCAGCACAACAGACAGTGCCGAATCGGAGGCATCTGACTCGGCCAACACCGAGAGCCGAGGCTGCAGGACCAGCGGCTCCAGTGAGTCCATGGACGCTCTGGAGGAGGATGACCTGGATGCCTGCTCTTCCAGCAGGTCCGGCTTCTTCCACCTGGGCTTGCCTGGCTTCCCGGAGAGTCTTGATTCAGACAGCCAGGAGGAGAGAAGCAGGGTTGAAACTGGTGGCTTCCTCTGTCTCCTGGACCTGGCCCAGAGAGCCAACCCTCAGAGCCAGAAGACAGAGTTTTCTGCGAGTCCTGCTCCTGAGGCCTTCAGTTGGGGGCCAGAACTGAATGCGCTCAGGCTGGACCCCAGGCTGTACGAGGGCAGCCAGATTGACTACTACAGCCTGTGTGCCAATGTCTCCCCCGCCAGCCACCTGAGCGACAGCTCTGATAGCACGGCTACCAGGCAGGGTGTGGGCACGGCAGCCCTGAGCCCGCGGGGAGGGTCTGAGACCCCGTCCAGCTCCTTGCTGCAAGCCCTGGCCCCAGGCCTGCCACTAGCCTTGGAGGATGGCAGTTCCGACGAGGAATACTATGATGCAGCTGACAAGCTCACACCCCCAGAGGCCCTCTCAG GGCTCAGAGCTGCTTCTGCTGTAGAAACCAGTGCCACGGGATCACAGAGTGAGGCCAGCCCCTGCAGCCCTGAGGTCAGCCTGAATCCTGGGCCAGATGGAAGAGAGCCAAACAGAAGGGGAGGGGTGAAGAAGTATGGCAAGACCCTGAGGAAAAGAAGGTCTTTCTTGCAGACCGACCACACCTGTCAGGTCTCCTTCCCCCTGGTGGCATCAGCTTCCCTGGAGAGCGTGGACGACGTGTGCTACTACAACCGGGAGCCCTACCTGGCCCTCGGTGCGCCCTCCCCAACCGTGTCCTCGCTGCAAGACGTGCAGGGTGAGCCTGGCGTCCTGGAGACCAAGGCCCTGGGGCTGCTGACTCCCTTGAGGGAGACCAAGAGCAAAAACCCAGCCTCTCGGGCCATGGAGATGGAGCCAGAGACCATGGAAACCAAATCTGTCATCGACTCTCGAGTGTCATCTATTTCTGCCATTCGCCTCCGGATTGACCCTAACCATAAAGAGAATTCTGGGATTGCCCCTCTGACCTCCAGTGTCGCCAGTTCCCCCGCAAACACCCCTCACGGTCTCAACCCAGGCTCATCTGGCCCAGATACTGCTCAGGCAGGGCCTCCCCAGGCCTTATCTCCATTTCAAGACTTGAATGGCAGTGCCCCCCAAGAACTCACCATGGAGCTTGGGAACAGCACCTCGTCCCTCTCCAGTGCTGATGTGAACCCAGACAGAGTCTGCCTGACCGTCAGCCCAGGGCCACATACTATTGCTCAAGGAGACACACTGGAGCTGGGAGGAGTTCAGTTGGAAACAGGATTGGGATCTCTGTTTATAAATCCTATGCCAGAAACTGCCCCCCAGGACACAGAGCCTTTGTTGTCTTCTCAAGACAGACCTAAAAGTGATGACTGTGGAATAAATTCGGAAGAGACGATGGCTTCTTTCCCTGCAAAGGAGGAGCAACAAGGACAACTATCTCTGGAACATGGTAGAGAAGTTACAAACAAAAATGACACCAGCTTATTTCATGATGAGTCTGGGAAGGATCCAGGTGACCCCAAGGTTGATGGGTTGGATGTTCTTCCACAGACTACTGGTGTCAGTGCTCCAGCTGGTGGCATGGTAGCCTCCCTCTTCTTGGAGACTCCTGTTACAGGGATTGAGCAGACCCCACCAAGTTCCCCTACAGAACCCCAAGGACAAAGCAGAGAAATCCCAGGTCAAGCCTGCCAGGCCCAAGAACAAAAACTACCGGCAGAGTTGGATTTTAATTCAGATTTCTTGCTTAGGGACCAGACCATTTCATCAGCCTTCTCTCTAGAGGAGGTCAAGGCAGAGCCATCTAATCATGTGACAGGGGAAGACACCACCCCTAGGGACATTCCCCAGCACGTCTCTTTGAATCCAGGGCCTGCCCTGCCGGAACCACTACTGTGTCCCCAAGAGCAGCCCCACTTAGAAGGTTCAAACCGTTTTTCGGTGCCAGAAAGCGAAGGCAAAAGGCCTAGCATCTGCCTTCCTGCTGAGAAGTCTCTTCTGTGCTTTGCCCCAGAGAGCTATCCTAAAGGTTCTGACAGTCTCAGGACAGCCCCGTCTTTGGGGTTTGCAGGTGTGAATGAGACCGTGGCCCCCAGGATGGGCATGGAGCAGTGCAGCTGCCAGTTCTCCTATGCCACGTGCTTCCCTGGCCTGCagccagagacagaggaggaagacagagacTTGGAAGCATGTCCTACAGGCCCCCTCACCTCACCGCCCTCTGCAGGAAGCCGGCTGGCTCTGCCCTGGAGGCCTGCCCGGGCTCACAGCTGCAGCGCTGAGCTCCCATCGAGGAACAGCCACATCTGGCCGGAGTACTGCTCCAGGGCTCTAAGACAGCTGAAAGCTGCCCCTGCCAGCATCCCTGAGGGCTTCATCCAACTCATGGAGAGCTTGCTGGAATTACAGGACATTTTAGAAGCTTCCTGGGGGAATGGGAATAAACACCCCCCCGAGAAGTGCACCTGGCACTTTTCTGAAAGCCGGAGCCGCCTCTGCATGGGCTCCCAAAAGCTCCTGTCGAGCTGTCAGCATGTGATCAGAATGGACCAGACCCCGGAGGAGATGCAGAGTGCTGTGCGGGACACCTTCCAGCACCTGGTCCAGCTGGCCAGCCTGTGCTTCCAGTTCACAGACTGCAGCCGCTGCTCCACCCGCCACAGGGAAGCAGCGGGGAACCTGAGAGATGTGGTGTACACCTACCACCAGTTTGTGGAGGCCGCTAAGCTGACCTGTGAGAGAGGCTACCATGACCTGAGTGTGAAACTCTTAGCCCGTCAGTGCACGGCCCTCACGGCCTCCGTGTTCTGTTTGACCCAGAAGTTCCGGGCCTCCACTGCCCTGTGA